One Echinicola strongylocentroti DNA window includes the following coding sequences:
- a CDS encoding PSP1 domain-containing protein, with protein sequence MAGCSSCSTTAGGGGCQNNGTCGTSDCNKMNSFDWLSHMGIPTVDNFDVVEIKFKGGRKEYFRNVNHLKLTTGDPVVVDVPSGHHIGYVSLQGELVRLQMQKRKIKNDDNITKIYRVASPKDLEKWEEAKNREVPTLYRTKQIIDEIKLEMKLSDIEYQADNSKATFYYSADERVDFRELIKVLASEFKIRVEMRQISLRQEAGRLGGIGVCGRELCCSTWIHDFKSVSTSAARYQNLSLNPTKLSGQCGRLKCCLNYELDTYMSALEDIPTIEKPLVTEAGHAKLQKTDIFRKLMWFSYNNENNWHSIDCDRVKEIIEMNKDDKKPFSLEFDDVMDLEEDKTNSNIDLEMLDKKFSSKNKKRKKRKPRPKRPTDTPVATKGEKPTGQHPNENKGRPPRRKPSNRRKGGENRQGASPQQTKPNTDKNAPRASQETRANPDPKKPQRSNQKGNRNRNNRRKGGRGPNKNGNQQNEN encoded by the coding sequence ATGGCAGGATGTAGTAGCTGCTCTACCACCGCTGGAGGCGGAGGGTGCCAAAATAACGGCACCTGTGGTACGAGCGATTGTAATAAAATGAACTCCTTCGATTGGCTATCCCATATGGGCATACCAACCGTGGACAATTTTGATGTAGTCGAAATAAAATTCAAAGGTGGAAGAAAAGAATATTTCAGGAATGTCAACCACCTGAAACTTACCACTGGAGATCCTGTGGTCGTAGATGTCCCCAGCGGCCATCATATAGGGTATGTATCCCTTCAAGGCGAACTGGTAAGACTACAGATGCAGAAGCGTAAGATCAAAAATGACGACAATATCACAAAGATCTATCGCGTCGCATCGCCAAAAGATCTCGAGAAATGGGAGGAAGCCAAAAACAGGGAAGTCCCTACGCTCTATAGAACCAAGCAGATTATCGATGAGATAAAACTGGAAATGAAATTGTCCGACATAGAATACCAAGCGGACAATTCCAAAGCCACCTTCTATTACTCTGCTGATGAACGGGTGGATTTCAGGGAACTCATCAAAGTCTTGGCTTCTGAGTTTAAAATCCGTGTGGAAATGCGGCAAATAAGCCTAAGACAAGAAGCCGGGAGACTTGGGGGAATCGGTGTGTGCGGTCGGGAATTATGTTGTTCCACTTGGATCCATGATTTCAAAAGTGTCAGCACATCAGCAGCGAGGTACCAAAACCTCTCTCTCAACCCCACCAAACTTTCTGGGCAATGCGGCAGGCTCAAGTGCTGTCTAAACTATGAGCTGGACACCTACATGTCTGCCCTAGAAGACATCCCCACTATCGAAAAACCGTTGGTTACAGAAGCAGGACATGCCAAACTTCAAAAGACGGACATTTTCAGAAAACTGATGTGGTTCAGTTATAACAATGAAAATAACTGGCATTCGATTGATTGTGATAGGGTGAAGGAGATCATCGAAATGAACAAGGATGATAAAAAGCCTTTTAGCCTTGAATTTGACGATGTAATGGACTTGGAAGAAGACAAGACCAACTCCAATATTGACCTCGAAATGCTGGATAAAAAGTTCAGTTCGAAAAATAAAAAACGAAAAAAGCGCAAGCCAAGACCAAAGCGTCCTACAGACACCCCTGTAGCAACTAAAGGTGAAAAGCCTACTGGCCAACACCCCAACGAAAACAAAGGCAGACCGCCCCGTCGTAAACCTTCCAACAGGAGAAAAGGAGGAGAAAACAGGCAAGGAGCATCTCCACAACAGACCAAACCCAACACAGATAAGAATGCCCCCCGAGCTTCACAAGAAACCAGGGCCAATCCTGATCCAAAAAAACCGCAAAGGAGCAATCAAAAAGGGAACCGAAATAGAAACAACCGTAGAAAAGGAGGTAGGGGTCCCAATAAAAATGGCAACCAGCAAAATGAAAATTAG
- a CDS encoding gliding motility lipoprotein GldH — MKIRSMANNLCSSLFGIFLLFSCNNNRIYEEHQGLEKLSWPIADTVSFDIDIASGQKTLSTLRIKYNQEYDYYNLYVRYLVRDSLGQIVDNELLDMNLFDPKTGKPLGSGYGNSFTQIDTLDLQEVSQYQKLQVQFVQYMRSNDLDGIESVGIKLEKE; from the coding sequence ATGAAAATTAGATCAATGGCCAATAATCTTTGTAGCTCATTGTTCGGGATATTCCTGTTGTTTTCGTGTAACAACAACAGGATCTACGAGGAACACCAAGGCTTGGAAAAGCTCTCTTGGCCCATTGCAGATACGGTCAGTTTTGACATTGATATTGCTTCAGGTCAAAAGACACTGTCCACCCTCCGTATCAAATACAACCAAGAATATGATTACTATAATCTTTATGTCCGGTATTTGGTAAGAGATAGCCTTGGTCAGATTGTGGACAATGAACTGTTGGACATGAACCTCTTTGACCCCAAGACGGGAAAGCCATTGGGCAGTGGTTATGGAAATAGCTTCACGCAGATCGACACCTTGGACTTGCAAGAGGTGAGCCAATACCAAAAACTCCAAGTGCAATTTGTACAGTACATGCGAAGCAACGATTTGGACGGAATCGAATCAGTAGGTATTAAACTGGAGAAGGAGTGA
- a CDS encoding AAA domain-containing protein, with product MIKDIFQVYMNRLMDLSARNRSIFLPKLVSTQMIDLKEFQFLQHENTFSYIVELLGRKKKIPLIPSEDARDSHVNQLSLRLKRIQQRVKLAEEESGEKSLYVAWPFIEGKLPNEQVIRCPLLFFPVRLAREGKHWYLKKKSGDQPFFNRAFLLAYANASQQPFKKEWWENPLEVFPKEPTPFRTELYQYLQKELSLNFSQELFQDKLEAFTATSSAECDKGYKTGMLRLTPSAVLGQFSQKSSFLIRDYEELTDKFSAGDLEELFTEWFAHEEEESVSQVEGNLFNTLPLDASQEEVLKTVREGGSCVVEGPPGTGKSQLICNLVTDFISRDKRVLVVSQKRAALDVVHDRLVDQGFGAFLALVHDFRADRESMFKKIADQINSLGGYKELNRSLDAIQLERNFSKIVRTIENHGDFLEDYRHALFNTEECGVPIKELYMSSSLGDEHLNLTQYYKHYHWNILDEFLRDLKEYLYYYPKYEQADSFWLHRVDFAEFTANAIHRFKENLLEIKELKSTAELILGDLLYQPFEFPLVYQSFEHKGRLEELQALINNKDIFLALKVLMKYPKSDMDLLWLENKVDIIKNLLAEEGVEWSIQDGKVEDTYQKVLHVIAMKDSWWKSLSLKFYKKEYREVWALLEHNELDNDKEGLQVLTKMLENRLNMNHQYTLLDRKPWINLLEKPFDFTAFNHDFHILTQAVKARFILEELGVLTPYLIFEKADFDHFRRILQELIGINELIEHKAAGWRNYFSTIQIKHLLTTSDEEKLDKIQETITGNFTEMVALDRLKRKLRSIDLEVIGKLLDEYPNSSFDELKQIFLAGLKISWIEHIETKYPVLQEMSLHKVRDVLEEFSESVDEKLTISRFMTEQRLRENTFRNLEYNRLNNLVTYRELLHQVTKKKRIWSTKKLVEKFEAELFRLVPCWLASPETVSALFPIESRFDLVVFDESSQCFAERGLPAMLRGKQVVIAGDSQQLQPFDLYRVKMDSHDHEETALEVESLLGLASNYFKKYTLEGHYRSRSLSLIAFSNEHFYQNTLTMLPEMESLNKGEKSYQWIKVDGTWDKQTNVVEAERVVTELKSLEKEYPDLSFGVITFNYFQMELINDLLEKDRKLSGQKGKRIKVKNIENVQGDEFDIVLFSIGYAKNKAGKFIANFGSLSKDGGTNRLNVAITRARKQVYVVTSISAQDFKTKQIYNPGIRMLRDYLEYAEEVANGKKVTIQEKTAGGFEVSWYLKNKLEGTYGNHSVKNSSISCLMDLELLEGGKYVGAVLTDDNRLFSAKSAKEAFVYHPKTLKEKGWNITHIFSRQFWMDREDLLQTKIHGKLEKE from the coding sequence ATGATAAAGGACATCTTTCAGGTCTATATGAACAGGTTAATGGATCTGTCAGCAAGAAACAGGTCCATTTTCTTGCCAAAACTGGTGAGCACCCAAATGATAGACTTGAAGGAATTCCAGTTTTTACAGCATGAAAATACCTTTAGCTACATAGTGGAGCTATTGGGGAGGAAAAAGAAAATTCCACTTATCCCATCAGAGGATGCCAGGGATAGTCATGTCAATCAGCTTTCACTTCGCTTAAAGCGGATCCAACAGCGGGTGAAGTTGGCGGAGGAAGAAAGTGGTGAAAAAAGCCTTTATGTTGCTTGGCCATTTATAGAAGGCAAGCTCCCTAATGAACAGGTTATTAGGTGTCCATTGCTTTTTTTTCCAGTGCGGTTAGCTCGGGAAGGCAAGCACTGGTACCTTAAGAAAAAATCCGGCGATCAGCCGTTCTTCAACAGGGCCTTTTTACTGGCTTACGCCAATGCCAGTCAGCAGCCATTTAAGAAGGAATGGTGGGAAAACCCATTGGAGGTTTTTCCTAAGGAGCCTACGCCTTTCAGAACGGAGCTCTATCAGTACCTGCAAAAAGAATTGTCACTTAACTTCAGTCAAGAGCTTTTTCAGGACAAACTAGAGGCCTTTACAGCGACTAGTTCTGCAGAATGCGACAAAGGTTATAAAACCGGAATGCTGAGGCTGACTCCTTCTGCGGTGCTGGGACAGTTTTCACAAAAAAGCTCCTTTTTGATCCGGGATTATGAGGAGTTGACGGATAAGTTTTCGGCGGGGGATTTGGAGGAGCTTTTCACAGAATGGTTCGCTCATGAGGAAGAAGAGTCCGTCTCCCAAGTGGAGGGGAATTTGTTCAATACCCTTCCGCTGGATGCAAGCCAGGAAGAAGTGCTGAAGACAGTACGGGAAGGGGGATCCTGTGTGGTAGAAGGACCTCCCGGTACGGGTAAATCCCAGCTGATCTGTAATTTGGTGACCGATTTTATCTCTAGGGACAAGAGGGTACTGGTGGTCTCTCAAAAAAGAGCGGCATTGGATGTGGTCCACGACCGATTAGTGGACCAAGGGTTTGGTGCTTTTTTGGCACTGGTGCATGACTTTAGGGCAGACAGGGAGTCTATGTTCAAGAAAATCGCCGATCAAATCAACTCCCTTGGTGGCTATAAAGAGCTGAACAGAAGCCTTGATGCTATCCAGCTGGAAAGGAATTTTAGCAAGATAGTCCGTACGATAGAAAATCACGGAGATTTTCTGGAAGACTATAGACATGCACTTTTTAATACTGAAGAATGCGGTGTGCCGATCAAGGAATTGTACATGAGTTCTTCTTTGGGAGATGAGCACCTTAACCTCACACAGTATTACAAGCATTATCATTGGAATATTCTGGATGAATTTCTGCGGGACCTTAAGGAGTACCTGTATTATTATCCCAAGTATGAGCAAGCGGATTCTTTTTGGCTTCATAGGGTGGACTTTGCAGAGTTTACAGCGAATGCCATTCACCGTTTTAAGGAGAACTTGCTGGAGATCAAGGAGCTGAAAAGTACCGCAGAACTAATCCTTGGAGACCTGTTGTATCAGCCATTTGAATTTCCGTTGGTTTACCAGTCGTTTGAGCATAAGGGAAGACTGGAGGAATTACAGGCCCTGATCAACAATAAGGATATTTTCTTGGCACTGAAAGTATTGATGAAATACCCAAAGTCGGATATGGACTTGCTGTGGTTAGAAAATAAGGTGGATATCATCAAGAACCTTTTGGCAGAAGAAGGAGTGGAATGGTCCATCCAAGATGGGAAAGTAGAGGATACTTACCAAAAAGTACTCCATGTGATAGCCATGAAAGATTCCTGGTGGAAATCCCTTTCCCTGAAGTTCTATAAAAAGGAATATAGGGAAGTGTGGGCTTTGCTAGAACACAATGAGCTCGATAACGACAAGGAGGGGCTGCAGGTACTGACCAAAATGCTGGAAAACAGGCTGAACATGAACCATCAGTATACCCTTCTGGACAGAAAGCCTTGGATCAATCTTCTCGAAAAGCCATTTGATTTCACCGCTTTCAATCATGATTTTCATATTCTGACACAAGCCGTAAAAGCGCGGTTTATTCTCGAAGAACTGGGGGTGCTCACGCCGTATTTGATTTTTGAAAAAGCAGATTTTGATCATTTTAGAAGGATACTACAAGAACTGATTGGAATCAATGAACTGATAGAGCATAAGGCAGCAGGGTGGAGAAACTATTTTAGTACTATTCAGATCAAGCATTTATTGACTACCTCAGATGAGGAAAAACTGGATAAAATTCAAGAAACCATCACGGGGAATTTTACTGAAATGGTGGCTTTGGACCGACTCAAACGGAAGCTGAGGAGTATAGACCTAGAAGTTATCGGGAAGTTATTGGATGAATACCCCAATAGCAGCTTTGATGAGCTAAAACAGATTTTCTTGGCAGGACTGAAAATCAGCTGGATCGAACACATCGAAACCAAATATCCAGTGCTTCAGGAGATGAGTTTGCATAAGGTGAGGGATGTGCTGGAGGAGTTTTCCGAATCCGTGGACGAGAAACTAACCATAAGCCGATTTATGACAGAGCAGCGACTACGGGAAAATACGTTTAGGAATCTTGAATATAATCGGCTGAATAACTTGGTGACCTACCGGGAATTATTGCATCAAGTGACCAAGAAAAAACGTATATGGAGTACCAAAAAATTGGTTGAGAAGTTTGAGGCTGAGCTGTTCCGCTTGGTGCCATGTTGGCTGGCTTCTCCTGAGACCGTTTCTGCATTGTTTCCGATTGAAAGCAGATTTGACTTGGTGGTGTTTGATGAGTCCTCTCAGTGTTTTGCCGAAAGGGGCTTGCCCGCCATGCTTAGGGGCAAGCAAGTTGTCATTGCCGGAGATAGCCAGCAGCTACAGCCCTTTGACCTTTATCGGGTAAAAATGGATAGTCATGATCATGAAGAGACGGCGCTAGAAGTGGAATCACTTTTGGGGCTGGCTTCTAATTATTTCAAGAAATATACCCTGGAAGGGCATTATCGTAGTCGCTCATTGTCATTGATCGCCTTCTCAAATGAACACTTTTATCAAAACACCCTGACCATGCTTCCCGAAATGGAAAGTCTCAACAAGGGGGAGAAATCTTATCAATGGATCAAGGTGGATGGAACTTGGGATAAGCAGACCAATGTAGTGGAAGCCGAGCGGGTGGTCACCGAACTCAAATCGCTGGAGAAAGAATATCCCGACCTTTCTTTTGGCGTTATCACATTTAACTATTTCCAAATGGAGCTAATCAATGACCTGTTGGAAAAGGACAGAAAGCTCAGTGGACAAAAGGGTAAGAGGATTAAGGTGAAAAATATAGAAAATGTTCAGGGTGACGAATTTGATATAGTGTTGTTTTCGATAGGTTATGCTAAGAATAAGGCAGGGAAATTTATAGCAAATTTTGGGTCTCTTTCCAAGGATGGCGGGACCAATCGGCTCAATGTGGCCATTACCCGGGCACGGAAGCAAGTTTATGTAGTGACCAGTATTAGTGCACAGGATTTTAAGACCAAGCAGATTTATAACCCCGGAATAAGGATGTTGCGGGATTATTTGGAATATGCAGAGGAGGTGGCCAATGGGAAAAAAGTAACCATACAGGAAAAAACAGCCGGAGGATTTGAGGTTTCTTGGTACTTGAAGAATAAATTGGAAGGAACTTACGGAAACCATTCGGTGAAAAACAGCAGCATTTCATGCCTAATGGATCTGGAACTATTGGAAGGGGGTAAATATGTAGGGGCTGTACTGACAGATGATAACAGGTTATTTTCTGCCAAATCAGCAAAAGAGGCGTTCGTCTATCATCCAAAAACACTAAAGGAAAAAGGGTGGAATATTACCCATATCTTCAGTAGGCAATTCTGGATGGACAGAGAAGATCTGTTGCAGACAAAAATTCATGGTAAACTGGAGAAGGAGTGA
- a CDS encoding SDR family oxidoreductase produces MNLKDKVVIVTGATSGIGESCAIAFGKEGAKVAITGRSQVKVDNTLVKLQQVGVECIGVLADAGVEEDNKNMAKKVKDHFGKIDILINNAGISMRALFEELDTAVFHKVMDTNFWGTVYATKYCLPEILDQKGSIIGVSSINGYRGTPARTAYTASKYAMNGFLESLRTEVMKRGVHILVACPGFTASNIRNNALTADGGAQGESPRNEDDMMTADEVAQHILKATLKRKRDLVLTSEGKLAVFLNKWMPGIMDGIVYNHMAKEKESPFK; encoded by the coding sequence ATGAATTTAAAGGATAAGGTAGTTATAGTGACGGGAGCGACTTCAGGTATAGGAGAGTCATGCGCCATTGCATTTGGAAAGGAAGGGGCTAAGGTGGCAATTACTGGAAGGAGCCAAGTGAAAGTGGACAATACCCTAGTGAAACTGCAGCAAGTGGGGGTGGAATGTATAGGTGTTTTAGCGGATGCCGGAGTAGAAGAGGATAATAAAAATATGGCCAAAAAAGTAAAAGACCATTTTGGCAAGATTGATATTTTGATCAATAATGCGGGTATATCCATGCGTGCGCTATTTGAAGAGCTTGATACGGCTGTTTTTCATAAGGTAATGGATACCAATTTTTGGGGGACTGTTTATGCGACCAAGTATTGTCTTCCCGAGATTTTGGATCAGAAAGGATCAATTATTGGTGTCTCGTCCATCAATGGGTATCGCGGGACTCCAGCCAGAACAGCTTATACCGCCAGTAAATATGCCATGAACGGTTTTTTGGAATCCCTTCGTACAGAAGTAATGAAAAGGGGCGTTCATATCTTGGTGGCCTGTCCAGGGTTTACGGCGTCCAATATCCGAAACAATGCCTTGACCGCCGATGGTGGGGCACAAGGAGAATCTCCCAGAAACGAAGACGATATGATGACCGCTGATGAGGTGGCCCAGCATATTCTAAAAGCCACATTGAAGCGGAAGCGTGATTTGGTATTGACGAGCGAGGGGAAATTGGCTGTGTTTTTGAATAAATGGATGCCAGGAATCATGGATGGAATCGTTTACAATCACATGGCAAAGGAAAAGGAGTCTCCGTTTAAATAG
- the rlmD gene encoding 23S rRNA (uracil(1939)-C(5))-methyltransferase RlmD has product MSRKMKNKVIKNLTIERIASEGKSVTHYEGKVVFVQNVAPGDVVDVRIRRGKSSFMEGEAIHIHEYSKDRVEPFCSHFGVCGGCKWQHINYDLQMEYKRQQVVDQFQRIAKVPIPEVLPIIGSAETQYYRNKLDFTFSNNRWLTREEIDSGKEFERNALGFHIPKRFDKIVDVEHCYLQGGPSNDARNALRDFALEKGLTFFDMIKQEGLLRNLIIRTSITGETMVIVQFGEDHPEQIEQVMTFLSERFPDLTSLLYIINLKKNETFHDQDIHTFMGRDYIIEEMEGLKFRVGPKSFYQTNSKQAYELYKVAREFADLNGDEVVYDLYTGTGTIANFVAKKAKQVIGIEYVEAAIEDAKLNAKENGLDNTLFYAGDMKDMLTDEFIASHAAPDVIITDPPRAGMHEDVINMLLKLSAPKIVYVSCNPATQSRDIALLGEKYNVDIVQPVDMFPQTYHVENVVLLTLKKS; this is encoded by the coding sequence ATGTCGAGAAAGATGAAAAATAAGGTTATAAAAAACCTTACGATAGAGCGGATTGCCTCTGAAGGCAAAAGCGTCACTCACTACGAAGGAAAAGTAGTATTTGTCCAAAATGTGGCACCAGGAGATGTGGTAGACGTCAGGATCAGGCGTGGAAAAAGCAGTTTTATGGAAGGTGAAGCCATCCATATTCACGAGTATTCCAAAGACCGGGTGGAACCTTTCTGTTCTCATTTTGGCGTCTGCGGAGGATGCAAATGGCAACATATCAACTATGACCTACAGATGGAATATAAACGGCAGCAGGTCGTGGACCAGTTTCAGCGGATAGCCAAAGTCCCCATTCCGGAAGTCTTGCCCATCATAGGCTCTGCCGAGACCCAGTATTATCGTAACAAACTGGATTTCACTTTCTCCAATAATAGATGGCTTACACGAGAGGAAATCGATTCTGGTAAGGAATTCGAAAGAAATGCCCTTGGTTTTCATATCCCCAAGAGATTTGACAAGATCGTAGATGTGGAGCACTGCTACCTACAGGGAGGGCCATCCAATGATGCACGGAATGCCCTTAGGGATTTTGCCCTTGAGAAAGGACTTACTTTCTTTGATATGATCAAGCAAGAAGGACTCCTCCGAAACCTCATCATCCGTACCAGCATAACGGGAGAAACAATGGTAATCGTGCAGTTTGGAGAAGATCATCCAGAGCAGATCGAACAGGTGATGACATTTCTTTCTGAGCGCTTCCCTGACCTCACCTCTTTACTTTATATCATCAACCTAAAAAAGAACGAGACTTTCCATGATCAGGATATCCACACCTTTATGGGGAGGGATTACATTATAGAAGAAATGGAGGGGCTCAAATTCAGAGTTGGCCCTAAATCTTTCTACCAAACCAATTCTAAGCAAGCTTATGAGCTGTATAAAGTGGCTCGGGAATTTGCTGATCTCAATGGAGATGAAGTAGTATACGATCTATATACGGGCACTGGGACGATTGCTAATTTCGTAGCCAAGAAAGCCAAACAGGTCATCGGTATCGAATACGTCGAAGCAGCGATCGAAGATGCCAAGCTGAATGCCAAGGAGAATGGCCTAGACAACACCCTGTTTTATGCAGGAGACATGAAGGACATGCTTACTGATGAGTTTATCGCGTCACATGCCGCGCCGGATGTCATCATCACTGACCCGCCCCGTGCCGGGATGCATGAAGATGTCATAAACATGCTCTTAAAACTATCGGCTCCCAAAATCGTTTATGTCAGCTGTAACCCTGCCACGCAGTCCCGTGACATTGCACTTTTGGGTGAAAAATATAATGTCGACATCGTACAGCCAGTGGACATGTTTCCACAAACCTATCATGTCGAAAACGTGGTTCTGTTGACATTGAAGAAATCATAA
- a CDS encoding T9SS type B sorting domain-containing protein — protein MILMVVGGIANAQTTNHGLMTIKEGTTVSTLFALEISKDGSMVNDGDLYVYSHFRNDGKVSFTKGSNGGMTRFVGFSGIQEITGSQVAELNDVLFDNGNDQYAFHLGGGLSVAGNGDFSRGIVQGDEYGGRIIFENGATHSNTSDDSHVDGLIQKNGNDDFVCPVGDGGYFRRDGMSYSPAGVLYSAETKYFFEDPDPSYPRAKRESQIQAIDDSEYWVLSWISGGGQDIDVMLSWRDVTTPAFILGEEKSNIHIAKWNEEEDQWMDLGGVVDAENYTVTAKAQLNVRGVYTFALVQSGTTDLRVTKTSFEKVVWEGDELEYEIRVQNNSEANATDVVLVDNLPPGTRYKEMTVESAFGLLEYELEVSGQTLMWSIPEFLAGDEMVITLIITTEKEGTIMNAVNVNSAEEDTNPEDNEDQDINKVNKFFVPNVITPNGDLENDTFIINGLNRFKENRITIFNRLGDHVFEAEDYQNDWAAKGLVDGTYFYVLEVLFENGEQDEFKGWVQVTTDPLK, from the coding sequence ATGATCCTAATGGTGGTTGGTGGCATAGCCAATGCACAGACTACTAATCATGGCTTGATGACTATCAAGGAAGGAACAACGGTTTCTACCTTGTTTGCTTTGGAAATTAGTAAAGACGGATCCATGGTAAATGATGGAGACCTGTACGTCTATTCCCATTTTAGAAATGATGGAAAGGTCAGTTTTACGAAAGGAAGTAATGGAGGAATGACGCGATTTGTAGGGTTTTCGGGGATTCAAGAAATTACCGGTAGCCAGGTTGCAGAGCTCAATGATGTTCTTTTTGATAATGGCAATGACCAATACGCCTTCCATTTGGGAGGGGGGTTGAGTGTTGCAGGAAACGGAGACTTTTCTCGTGGGATTGTCCAGGGTGACGAATACGGAGGGCGGATCATTTTCGAAAATGGTGCGACCCACAGCAATACTTCGGATGATAGCCATGTAGACGGGTTGATCCAGAAGAATGGTAATGATGATTTTGTGTGCCCAGTTGGTGATGGGGGGTACTTTAGGCGTGATGGTATGTCATACTCCCCCGCTGGTGTTTTGTATTCGGCCGAAACCAAGTATTTCTTTGAGGACCCCGACCCGAGCTACCCACGCGCAAAAAGAGAATCACAAATTCAAGCTATTGATGATTCGGAGTATTGGGTCTTGAGCTGGATAAGCGGTGGAGGGCAGGATATAGATGTGATGCTCTCTTGGCGAGATGTGACCACACCGGCATTTATCCTAGGTGAAGAAAAGAGCAATATCCATATCGCAAAATGGAATGAGGAAGAAGATCAATGGATGGACTTAGGTGGGGTAGTAGATGCTGAGAACTACACTGTCACCGCCAAGGCGCAGCTTAACGTCAGAGGCGTGTATACCTTTGCTTTGGTACAAAGTGGAACTACCGATTTGCGGGTTACCAAGACCTCATTTGAGAAAGTGGTATGGGAAGGGGATGAGTTGGAGTATGAAATCCGAGTGCAAAATAACAGTGAGGCCAATGCTACTGATGTGGTGTTGGTAGACAATCTTCCTCCAGGAACCCGCTATAAGGAGATGACCGTAGAGTCGGCATTTGGGCTCTTAGAATATGAGTTGGAAGTGTCTGGGCAGACATTGATGTGGAGCATTCCTGAATTTCTTGCAGGAGACGAAATGGTCATTACACTGATCATTACCACGGAAAAAGAAGGAACGATCATGAATGCAGTAAATGTGAATTCAGCAGAAGAAGATACAAATCCAGAGGATAACGAAGATCAAGATATTAATAAAGTAAATAAGTTCTTTGTTCCTAATGTCATTACACCTAATGGCGATTTGGAGAACGACACTTTCATCATCAATGGATTGAATAGATTTAAGGAAAATAGGATTACCATCTTTAATCGGCTGGGTGACCACGTATTTGAAGCTGAAGATTATCAAAATGATTGGGCAGCTAAAGGCTTGGTTGATGGAACCTACTTTTATGTATTAGAGGTCCTGTTTGAAAATGGCGAACAGGATGAGTTTAAAGGTTGGGTTCAGGTAACAACAGACCCATTGAAATAA